The following proteins come from a genomic window of Plasmodium vivax chromosome 3, whole genome shotgun sequence:
- a CDS encoding hypothetical protein, conserved (encoded by transcript PVX_096315A) produces MDQDREKAEEGRPEESHSEESHPEDNHPGEDPPTEDNQPGEDPPTDERFQFDDNIWKRVRREESKKGIVYLADVPIGLNAARLREIFSQYGSVGKIHLNRAKDGADMERGEEKKKKKKKKKIVKYQDGYIEFINKRDAKKAVRTLNNQLIGGKKRKNMVRDSFWHLKLIKDNFLWSDIMSSALYRRMSRKDRLTLALKDMYKGYEAYVERKGGSAHRKVQKGGGTQKGGSIQKGDPPQNRKKGPRVKRPVCPLRFVTVKKGESGAVVKEATEGVAEKAAEEVPLAASREGPPPLRRNGSAVSANLLKLLM; encoded by the coding sequence ATGGACCAAGATAGGGAGAAAGCAGAGGAGGGGCGACCAGAAGAGAGCCATTCGGAGGAGAGCCATCCGGAAGATAACCACCCAGGGGAGGACCCCCCGACGGAAGATAACCAACCTggggaggaccccccaaCGGACGAGCGCTTCCAATTCGACGACAACATCTGGAAGCGCGTCAGGAGGGAGGAATCCAAGAAGGGCATCGTCTACCTGGCGGACGTACCGATCGGGCTGAATGCAGCCCGCCTGCGAGAAATTTTCAGCCAATACGGGTCTGTTGGGAAAATTCACTTAAACAGAGCGAAGGATGGAGCGGACAtggagaggggggaagagaaaaaaaaaaaaaaaaaaaaaaaaaaaatcgtcaaGTACCAAGATGGGTACATAgaatttataaacaaaaggGACGCCAAGAAAGCTGTGCGTACGTTGAACAACCAATTGATTggagggaagaagaggaagaacatGGTGAGGGATTCTTTTTGGCACTTAAAACTTATTAAAGATAATTTCCTTTGGAGTGACATCATGTCGTCGGCCCTCTACCGACGGATGTCTAGGAAGGACAGGTTGACCCTCGCGTTGAAGGACATGTACAAGGGGTATGAGGCCTACGTGGAAAGGAAGGGAGGCTCCGCTCACAGGAAGgttcaaaaggggggaggtacccaaaaggggggaagcatcCAAAAAGGAGACCCACCACAGAACAGGAAAAAGGGCCCTCGAGTGAAGAGGCCAGTTTGCCCGCTCCGCTTCGTTACGgtgaagaagggggagagcGGCGCGGTGGTAAAAGAAGCGACAGAAGGGGTGGCAGAAAAAGCGGCAGAAGAGGTCCCCCTCGCAGCTTCCCGCGAAggacctccccccctgcgacGCAACGGCAGCGCCGTTTCCGCGAACCTGCTGAAGCTGCTCATGTAG
- a CDS encoding hypothetical protein, conserved (encoded by transcript PVX_096320A), with protein sequence MDSIVLPGEALGSCDAYVSGENTYSLQKEVRSAILGRRQLTTNGDGKQVISVANTKEFIPLPQVGDLVTCKVYRVTFNLIYCNIILLNSKAVRNSFRAFINKSDIHVYEGELGDNFECFKQGDIIRAKVLSVAQHGSYKLSTVGSDLGVILALSDGGQIMKPVAWNLMVNLSDMTFEKRKVSSDFSVPL encoded by the exons atGGACTCCATCGTGCTGCCCGGGGAAGCCCTCGGGAGCTGCGACGCGTACGTCAGCGGCGAAAACACATACAGCCTGCAGAAGGAGGTGAGGTCGGCGATCCTGGGGAGAAGGCAGCTGACGACGAACGGAGATGGGAAGCAAGTCATCAGCGTGGCGAACACAAAGGAGTTCATCCCGCTGCCACAAGTAGGAGACTTGGTGACGTGTAAAGTGTATCGAGTCACCTTCAACCTCATCTACTGTAACATTATTCTGCTGAATAGCAAAGCAGTGAGAAACTCCTTCAGAGCATTCATTAACAAGAGCGACATCCATGTGTACGAAGGAGAGTTGGGAGACAACTTTGAGTGCTTTAAGCAGGGGGATATAATTCGGGCGAAGGTCCTTTCGGTGGCCCAGCATGGGTCTTACAAGCTGTCCACCGTGGGCTCCGACTTGGGGGTCATCTTGGCCCTCAGCGATGGGG GTCAAATCATGAAGCCCGTGGCCTGGAACCTGATGGTCAACCTGAGCGACATGACCTTCGAGAAGCGGAAGGTCTCCAGCGACTTCTCCGTCCCCCTGTGA
- a CDS encoding hypothetical protein, conserved (encoded by transcript PVX_096325A), giving the protein MYQAKRTHPVNLGEYGRAKVYLWKTERTSEELFQEVSCKVRNLYGQINYDDLFHHLHGYIKHINASESELFLRSEPPLCECSDSKHADADHDDETFFNIFKNASYVRRNGSLSISYIDLAERAMRGDRLNLFSNVFISIGVHELREGATTGAAAPSEAGATTGAAAPSEAGATTGAAAPSEAEATAGALPHDDGGDGLGLHRTREKLVQLIGTYNNIFFRNSCVFVQRVLVIPSSDRHDDYIMAEIMKINESFLYASGPGGGALGGDASCGGGGGSGSGHGNSKPSPEIAPSKDASATATATEDMKETKKTNPCEYIQQGNFSLLKNSAYYLGDKGRSLAGGKPLGRAVTSESVVPRIGVRGKEEEEKTKNVVLGSRKGAASHSRASPVSARGADPERESAVCSGVYGGASGDAYGGARSSSGKSCKEKKKYSSNFLSIFQKASAKEYKSVNVHSSSGEGLSSDECVFDSWIWGSGVGSGKGIGKGSGKGSGAGEAHSARGGAAGGASNADGGRAEMGGGNATPQEGKTTTHEGRTPREPISFICKNARNFRIIVFLPSVKRHFNIQYNKFFQAVILNAFYIFVFLLHSMMTKEGVRTYMRELMESANCQSVRAAKVGSESVLDRRRRRPQEGGVPGPCGSFGKAPRGEKWEQGERGLAGASLLSGANVTHGLAAPAAPPAAPTLQLKKSLSNRDLASKALLGSRKNSYDSNLYVNIKRYYNDVKWSILSKTSQIAAKGGGEGFLCEAAPRAPRCSAYEEAPGEAVGEAVGEAVEAVEAASNLAVEAVEAGANLAGEEEAGVYPPERRDGDPLAGGVLSLESAQEEEDKKGHPAEERGVDGGTGGSSHDSSHRDDPDHRDHHDDELRSDDYDDEQSDEGSEGRGGAREDFFEEDCLAEDSQSAEANGGEEDDSRAGGRQRPPRGAPKKKGAKRSNNAHVGANKKYEKRKNEGDVFLLLGSPLDSMETYLECYEMIKESGDEDYLSEGNITFCIVLSMYLYVTQNWGHFCRLNNNERYTFRFADVVESILVQTYERLLPSKYTNYANFFFDASSYSGSVKERSYHPYYHNVHFSLYSFDHASDSPSSGMNKNISSFINVLNDYDKGEDEGEDYSGEEANEKELHFFSVSIKGHNTLRYLLGFIEYKLSEALTLMRNGCLVSPGEPPPGEQSPGEQSPGEQSPGEQSPGEQPPGKQSPSVEPHSGAPPLPAQELFADYLLCYLKYLLAIRKKRHIFTAMRKYSCVTERFGHHLYIRFYLELASIYHHVGASRKFSFTIYLLCTRFFESRRFYLTYVFLNSLLPFYGLPCVEVGTLGVAGLDGSGVLGVSAASAVSTVSAASAAPNGSGERGGHPGDFLKRVFARRGGGVNFPMRWLRKASEAHQERHDKRHEKQQGEPHQKLQAEPHQKLQGNHAEEKSQGDVLPGQSDRHMHVLFRSVLDASSSYNVKRLLSLGLGEMSMRSFFCLNMHGEKLQIYKKQNRRRYNGKLQHGVLALLSEVLARLNLQSESVVCNLLLLFFLAKVLTKEVQRLILCNVYETLRKSERHICFPPFVTLVMDERQKRRSRSYLRRLVRGGDVCLGGVHSHGEAAPLGGCPCGSLSWESSSSGSSSSEEDSSSSDSVGKSYHGGGGSYHGGVSSYDDGVGKAPPKKEPKEGTPKKQRNNRGKNNPQRRRQIHFLCGLTEGRCAPSPVLLNIEYINGSKNYERVFKRVSVPQSTNKGVEEPTEEIRDVFKYNPFCDVQRNAKIHNLCEMGRVNQVDVTLKNTLATNLVLNNVRLITSGVAIETYASNVVFLMSRRKKHATKVRLSFRAKETGLLFLLGVSYSISCLHFEQYLLYDTSVLRRCFMGDGVGRVSPGESSAGPPQWENHSGSANCAHKTYEHVQVEMAEVNQHRGRSCGAAEMGSGGEGAHAEGESTCPRHDRGGSGGRTSGVSTEGVPPLSYALKMSNTCSVFVIRNYFCVNSEISLFNFSRFVDVQAMLHDESHLERFCAPSAGGAARGVEAVGGGADEVEAVGGATPKMSSLSVSSSSAEGRHESHDQSGRPSARSSRRSPSCSSGAPSSEQTDRSSDEEEANLRGSDHLDEANDNEYFSTDARHTELLEGETKFLCLILENKSSHVDIKCLNVQVKYKHRILGDFFLKFFFNLAFQRKRTCGSEEKDDVIRFREGEPLTVRRDHCLYIPIRCIGSILINECDVRVVYSNEKNSAYYAVQKIKLRISVLRNVSVDHLFCFPYVSFNCTDVLNEMVNAEVYSASVVKALGRVAVAGEAEGAAEGGDKNTNVSANEIRVGSLRGRKLKCAEINVESYFQGGGERRLAPRKDLTICTDNKYIFMEMAIRNFSGHVNYCSAKRVGRRRPTCVVETDDQPSKWVLWVQRIKRKKNLSFATREDAVKYFLLYLDVHVHLSFDRHKRSGLLSLYGSYLNSVYLYGNKTGHFFLNLRSEELTSLGGCSHQQSAPPARGGSIGEAKRRRRRHGKTAPKRETLFCAYAFEAAGEGEEVSGAEEVDVVEEAEEVDVAEEAEEAGPLFQRNFPNEVFYPPVVLRPKFHNCKKKSSVVIPKCSKALNIKHMSEIGIRKNYFESSVGEFFVIKIFLKNLSPLHLGEYTLLVYPSNFSCIKLIGSLSSSGSLGRVGAADNGMPKGRKKPRRAKKKTHLLHSLNVYALFPGKILFYIAVYFHAYHALLFHHEPVLVTVV; this is encoded by the exons ATGTACCAGGCGAAGCGGACCCACCCGGTGAACCTGGGGGAATACGGGAGGGCCAAGGTGTATCTGTGGAAGACGGAGCGAACGAGCGAGGAGCTGTTCCAGGAGGTCTCCTGCAAGGTGAGGAACCTATACGGGCAGATAAACTACGACGACCTCTTTCACCACCTGCACGGCTACATTAAGCACATCAACGCGAGCGAGAGTGAGTTGTTCCTAAGGAGCGAACCCCCCCTATGCGAGTGCTCAGACAGCAAGCACGCGGACGCAGATCACGATGATGAAACGttctttaacatttttaaaaacgccaGCTACGTTCGGAGGAATGGGAGCCTCTCCATCAGCTACATAGACTTGGCCGAGAGGGCCATGAGGGGGGACCGCCTCAATTTGTTTTCCaatgtttttatatcaaTAGGGGTGCACGAGCTGCGCGAGGGGGCAACCACAGGAGCGGCAGCCCCGTCCGAAGCGGGGGCAACCACAGGAGCGGCAGCCCCGTCCGAAGCGGGGGCAACCACAGGAGCGGCAGCCCCGTCCGAAGCGGAAGCAACCGCAGGAGCGCTCCCCCATGATGATGGCGGTGACGGCTTGGGACTTCACCGCACGAGGGAAAAACTGGTGCAGCTGATCGGCACCTACAATAACATCTTTTTCCGAAACAGCTGCGTGTTTGTGCAACGGGTTCTAGTGATCCCGTCCTCCGACAGGCACGACGACTACATCATGGCGGAGATTATGAAGATTAATGAAAGCTTCCTTTACGCGAGTGgacctggggggggggccctCGGGGGGGACGCCAGTTGTGGTGGTGGCGGTGGGAGTGGGAGTGGCCATGGGAACAGCAAACCCTCCCCAGAGATTGCCCCCTCAAAAGACGCATCCGCAACCGCAACTGCAACCGAAGATATGAAGGAAACGAAGAAGACGAACCCGTGCGAGTACATCCAGCAGGGGAACTTTTCCTTGCTGAAGAACTCGGCCTACTACTTGGGGGATAAGGGGAGGAGCCTGGCTGGTGGGAAGCCCCTCGGGCGTGCAGTGACATCCGAGAGTGTAGTTCCTCGTATTGGTGTCCgggggaaggaagaggaggagaagacgAAGAACGTAGTTCTTGGCAGCCGCAAAGGAGCCGCTTCGCACAGTAGGGCTTCGCCGGTCAGCGCGCGGGGGGCCGACCCCGAAAGGGAGAGCGCTGTGTGTAGCGGCGTGTATGGCGGCGCGTCTGGCGATGCGTACGGCGGCGCGCGGAGCAGCAGCGGGAAAAGCtgcaaagaaaagaagaaatactCCTCCAACTTTTTAAGCATTTTCCAGAAGGCGTCCGCGAAGGAGTACAAATCGGTGAACGTGCATTCGTCAAGTGGGGAGGGCCTCTCCTCCGACGAGTGCGTCTTCGACAGTTGGATCTGGGGCAGCGGTGTAGGAAGTGGGAAGGGCATCGGAAAGGGCAGCGGTAAAGGAAGTGGCGCGGGCGAGGCCCACAGTGCGCGCGGCGGCGCGGCGGGAGGTGCGTCTAACGCAGACGGGGGGAGGGCAGAGATGGGCGGAGGAAATGCAACACCGCAAGAGGGCAAAACAACCACACACGAGGGCAGAACGCCGCGCGAACCCATCTCCTTCATCTGCAAGAACGCGCGGAACTTCCGAATCATCGTCTTCCTGCCGTCCGTGAAAAGGCACTTCAACATTcagtataataaatttttccaGGCAGTTATCCTAAACgccttttatatttttgtttttcttttgcacAGTATGATGACTAAGGAGGGGGTGAGGACGTACATGCGGGAGCTCATGGAGAGCGCGAACTGCCAGTCGGTTCGGGCTGCCAAGGTGGGGAGCGAGAGCGTCTTGGATCGACGCAGGCGCAGGCCCCAGGAGGGGGGCGTCCCTGGGCCCTGCGGGTCGTTTGGGAAGGcccccaggggggagaagtgggaaCAGGGGGAAAGGGGTCTAGCTGGCGCGTCGCTTCTATCCGGCGCGAATGTCACCCATGGATTGGCTGCCCCGGCTGCCCCGCCTGCTGCGCCTACCCTGCAGCTGAAGAAGAGCCTGAGCAACAGGGACCTGGCGAGCAAGGCCCTCCTGGGCAGCCGCAAAAACAGCTACGATAGCAACTTGTATGTAAACATAAAGAGGTACTATAACGACGTCAAGTGGAGCATCTTGAGCAAGACGAGTCAGATCGcagccaagggggggggcgagGGGTTCCTCTGCGAGGCGGCCCCCCGGGCGCCCAGGTGCAGCGCGTACGAGGAGGCGCCAGGGGAGGCGGTAGGAGAGGCGGTAGGCGAAGcagtggaagcggtggaagcggccTCCAACCTGGCAGtcgaagcggtggaagcgggCGCCAACCTGGCGGGCGAAGAAGAGGCAGGTGTGTATCCCCCGGAGAGACGAGACGGAGATCCCCTCGCGGGGGGAGTGCTGTCTTTGGAGAGCGCccaggaagaggaggacaaGAAGGGGCACCCCGCAGAGGAGCGTGGCGTGGATGGCGGCACGGGTGGCAGCTCGCATGACAGTTCGCACCGCGACGACCCTGACCACCGCGACCACCACGATGATGAGTTGCGAAGTGACGACTACGACGATGAGCAGAGTGATGAGGGCAGCGAAGGCCGGGGTGGCGCGCGCGAAGACTTCTTTGAGGAGGACTGCCTTGCGGAGGACTCCCAAAGTGCAGAGGcgaacgggggggaagaggacgactcgcgcgcgggggggagacagCGCCCTCCACGAGGGGCACCGAAGAAGAAGGGAGCCAAACGGAGCAACAACGCACATGTGGgagcaaacaaaaaatatgaaaagagaaaaaacgaaggagaTGTGTTTCTGCTGCTGGGAAGTCCCCTCGATTCGATGGAAACCTACCTGGAGTGCTACGAAATGATTAAGGAGAGTGGTGATGAGGATTACCTGTCCGAGGGGAACATCACCTTCTGCATAGTGCTAAGCATGTACCTATACGTTACACAGAACTGGGGTCACTTCTGCAGACTTAATAACAATGAGAGATACACCTTCCGTTTTGCAGACGTCGTTGAGAGCATATTAGTCCAGACGTATGAGAGACTGCTCCCGAGCAAATACACCAATTATGCAAATTTCTTCTTCGACGCTTCTTCCTATAGTGGGTCTGTAAAGGAGAGATCCTACCACCCCTACTACCACAacgttcatttttctctctACAGTTTTGACCACGCGAGTGACTCTCCATCGTCGGGCATGAATAAGAACATAAGCTCCTTCATAAATGTGCTGAATGATTATGATAAGGGGGAAGACGAGGGGGAGGACTACTCCGGGGAGGAGGCCAATGAGAAAGAGCTACACTTCTTTAGTGTCTCTATTAAGGGGCACAACACGTTGCGGTATCTGCTTGGGTTTATAGAGTACAAGCTAAGTGAGGCGTTGACCCTCATGCGAAATGGGTGCCTTGTCTCGCCAGGTGAGCCGCCCCCCGGTGAGCAGTCCCCCGGTGAGCAGTCCCCCGGTGAGCAGTCCCCCGGTGAGCAGTCCCCCGGTGAGCAGCCCCCCGGTAAGCAGTCCCCCAGTGTAGAGCCCCACAGTGGTGCCCCTCCCCTCCCTGCACAGGAACTCTTCGCGGACTACCTCCTATGCTATTTGAAGTACCTCCTAGCGATTAGAAAGAAGAGGCACATCTTTACAGCCATGCGAAAGTACTCCTGCGTGACTGAGCGGTTCGGTCACCACCTGTACATTCGATTTTACCTTGAGCTGGCCAGCATATATCATCATGTCGGGGCCAGCCGGAAGTTCTCTTTCACCATTTACCTCCTCTGCACCCGCTTCTTCGAGAGCAGGAGGTTCTACCTGACGTATGTGTTTTTAAATAGCCTCCTCCCGTTTTACGGCCTCCCCTGTGTGGAGGTGGGCACGCTAGGGGTAGCTGGGTTGGATGGGTCAGGTGTGTTGGGTGTGTCCGCTGCGTCCGCTGTGTCGACTGTATCCGCTGCTTCCGCTGCACCCAATGGCAGTGGCGAACGGGGCGGCCACCCGGGCGACTTCCTGAAGAGGGTCTTCGCCAGAAGGGGGGGCGGCGTGAACTTCCCCATGCGCTGGTTGCGGAAGGCGAGCGAGGCGCACCAGGAGAGGCATGATAAGCGGCATGAGAAGCAACAAGGGGAGCCACATCAGAAGCTTCAAGCGGAGCCGCATCAGAAGCTGCAAGGGAACCACGCCGAAGAGAAGAGCCAGGGGGACGTCCTGCCAGGGCAGAGCGATCGACACATGCACGTCCTATTTCGCAGTGTGCTGGACGCATCCAGCAGCTACAACGTCAAACGGTTGCTCTCACTCGGTTTGGGAGAAATGAGCATGAGGAGCTTCTTTTGCCTGAACATGCATGGGGAGAAGCTACAGATTTATAAGAAGCAAAATAGGAGACGATATAATGGGAAGCTGCAACACGGGGTGCTGGCACTACTCAGTGAAGTTCTTGCGAGACTCAATTTGCAGAGCGAGTCCGTCGTGTGTAACTTGCTCCTGCTGTTTTTCTTGGCGAAAGTGCTGACGAAGGAGGTGCAGCGACTCATCCTTTGCAACGTGTATGAGACGCTCAGGAAGAGTGAGCGGCACatctgcttccccccctttgttacCCTCGTCATGGATGAGCGCCAGAAGCGGAGGAGCAGGTCCTACTTGAGGAGGCTGGTTCGGGGAGGGGACGTCTGCCTTGGTGGGGTTCACTCACATGGGGAGGCGGctcccctgggggggtgTCCGTGCGGCAGCCTTTCCTGGGAGAGTTCCTCTTCGGGGAGCTCCTCCTCGGAGGAGGACTCGTCGAGCAGCGACTCGGTGGGGAAGAGCTACCATGGTGGGGGTGGAAGCTACCACGGTGGAGTGAGCAGTTACGACGATGGGGTGGGGAaggccccccccaaaaaggaacCCAAAGAAGGCACACCGAAGAAGCAAAGGAACAACAGAGGGAAAAACAACCCACAGAGACGAAGGCAGATTCACTTCCTATGCGGGTTGACCGAAGGAAGGTGCGCACCCTCCCCAGTGCTACTTAACATAGAATACATAAACGGCtcgaaaaattatgaaagaGTTTTTAAAAGGGTGAGTGTCCCTCAGTCGACCAACAAAGGAGTGGAAGAACCCACTGAGGAGATAAGAGACGTCTTTAAGTATAACCCCTTTTGTGATGTGCAGAGGAATGCGAAGATTCATAACCTGTGCGAGATGGGGAGAGTAAACCAGGTGGATGTGACTCTAAAAAACACACTCGCCACAAATTTAGTTTTAAATAACGTACGACTGATCACTTCAGGAGTTGCCATCGAAACGTACGCATCGAACGTTGTGTTTCTCATGTCTAGGAGGAAAAAGCATGCAACCAAGGTTCGCCTCTCCTTCAGAGCCAAAGAAACGGGTCTCCTATTCCTCCTGGGGGTGTCCTACAGCATCAGCTGCCTCCACTTCGAGCAGTACCTCCTATACGACACGTCCGTTCTTCGGAGGTGCTTCATGGGCGACGGGGTTGGGAGGGTCTCCCCTGGCGAATCCTCCGCGGGCCCCCCCCAGTGGGAGAACCACTCCGGAAGTGCAAATTGCGCGCATAAAACGTAtgaacatgtgcaggtgGAAATGGCTGAGGTAAACCAACACAGGGGGCGATCCTGCGGCGCTGCGGAGATGGGAAGTGGTGGGGAGGGCGCCCACGCGGAGGGAGAGTCCACGTGCCCCCGTCACGACAGAGGCGGTAGTGGCGGCAGAACCAGCGGAGTCAGCACAGAGGGGGTCCCGCCGCTGAGCTACGCGCTGAAGATGTCGAACACCTGCTCCGTCTTTGTGATTCGGAATTACTTTTGCGTGAACTCCGAAATTAGCCTTTTTAACTTTAGCAGGTTCGTGGACGTGCAGGCGATGCTGCATGATGAGTCCCACCTGGAGAGGTTCTGCGCGCCGTccgcggggggagcggcaaggGGAGTGGAAGCGGTTGGAGGGGGGGCAGacgaagtggaagcggtTGGGGGGGCGACTCCCAAGATGTCCTCCCTGTCTGTGTCCTCCTCGTCCGCGGAGGGGCGCCACGAATCTCATGACCAATCGGGTCGCCCATCCGCACGCTCATCGCGTCGATCGCCGAGCTGCTCGTCCGGCGCGCCCTCCTCGGAGCAGACAGACCGCTCAagcgacgaggaggaggccAACCTGAGGGGAAGCGATCACCTGGATGAAGCGAATGACAACGAGTACTTCTCCACTGACGCAAGACACACAGAGTTGCTCGAAGGAGAAACAAAGTTCCTGTGCCTCATTCTAGAAAACAAGAGTTCCCATGTAGACATAAAGTGCCTGAACGTGCAGGTAAAATATAAGCATCGAATTttgggggatttttttttaaaatttttttttaatttggcATTTCAAAGGAAACGTACCTGTGGAAGTGAAGAGAAGGATGACGTGATTCGTTTTAGAGAAGGGGAGCCACTAACAGTTAGAAGGGACCATTGCTTGTATATCCCCATCAGGTGCATCGGCTCCATTTTGATTAACGAGTGTGACGTACGTGTGGTTTACTCGAATGAAAAGAACAGCGCCTACTACGCAgtccaaaaaattaagctcCGCATCAGCGTCCTCAGGAACGTTTCTGTGGACCACCTGTTCTGCTTCCCCTACGTGAGTTTTAACTGCACAGACGTCCTAAACGAAATGGTAAATGCGGAAGTATACAGCGCGAGTGTTGTTAAGGCCTTGGGGAGAGTTGCGGTCGCTGGGGAGGCGGAGGGCGCAgccgaggggggggacaaGAACACGAATGTAAGCGCGAACGAAATCCGTGTGGGCAGCCTCCGGGGGAGGAAGCTCAAGTGTGCTGAAATAAACGTGGAGAGCTActtccagggggggggagagcg ACGGCTCGCGCCGAGGAAGGACCTGACCATCTGCACGGACaacaaatacatttttatggaaATGGCCATCCGGAACTTCAGCGGGCACGTGAACTACTGCTCGGCGAAGAGGGTGGGGAGGAGGCGGCCGACGTGCGTGGTGGAGACAGATGACCAGCCGAGCAAATGGGTTCTATGGGTTCAGAGAATCAAGCGAAAGAAGAACCTCTCTTTCGCTACCCGAGAAGATGCAGTCAAGTACTTCCTATTGTACCTAGATGTGCACGTGCATCTGTCCTTCGATCGGCACAAGAGGTCCGGCCTCCTCAGTCTCTACGGCTCCTACTTGAATAGTGTCTACCTCTATGGGAACAAAACGGGGCACTTCTTTCTCAATTTGAGGAGTGAGGAGCTGACCTCACTGGGGGGCTGCTCACACCAGCAGAGCGCGCCCCCAGCGAGGGGTGGCTCCATCGGCGAGGCGAAGCGGAGGCGGAGGCGGCACGGGAAAACGGCGCCCAAGCGGGAGACCCTCTTCTGCGCGTATGCTTTCGAAGCGGCgggagagggggaagaagtgagTGGAGCGGAAGAGGTAGACGTggtggaagaagcggaagaggtaGACGTggcggaagaagcggaagaggcggGGCCCCTCTTCCAAAGGAACTTCCCAAACGAAGTGTTCTACCCACCAGTGGTGCTGCGTCCCAAATTTCACAActgcaaaaagaaaagcagcGTGGTCATCCCCAAGTGTTCCAAAGCGTTGAACATCAAACACATGAGCGAAATTGGGAttaggaaaaattattttgagtCTTCCGTTGGGGAGTtctttgtaattaaaatatttttaaaaaacctATCGCCCCTTCATCTGGGGGAGTATACCCTGCTGGTTTACCCCTCCAATTTTAGCTGCATAAAGCTGATTGGGAGTTTGAGCAGCAGTGGGTCCCTTGGCCGGGTGGGGGCAGCGGACAACGGCATGCCcaaaggaagaaagaagcCGAGACgagcgaagaagaaaacacaCCTGCTGCACTCCCTCAACGTGTATGCTCTGTTTCCggggaaaattttattttacatcgCTGTGTACTTCCATGCCTACCACGCGTTGCTTTTCCACCACGAGCCGGTTCTCGTGACGGTCGTTTAG
- a CDS encoding hypothetical protein, conserved (encoded by transcript PVX_096310A), which translates to MEGTQYYSRLVELNMLAESIFCQNRQLILIDNNLNGVRTTKGGYRRNEIDNRVGKLGTYSNLFITLSRAQINEHLESVEKVLSERRDKLRERRKALIRELVKLNPSVTEMPLEEAKFLLR; encoded by the exons ATGGAGGGCACGCAATATTATAGCCGGCTGGTCGAGCTGAACATGCTAGCCGAAAGCATCTTCTGCCAGAACAGGCAGCTCATCCTCATCGACAATAACCTGAATGGCGTCCGAACCACCAAGGGGGGGTACCGGCGAAACGAGATTGACAACAGAGTGGGAAAGCTGGGCACGTATAGCAACTTGTTCATCACGCTCAGCAGGGCCCAGATAAACGAGCACCTGGAGAGC GTCGAGAAGGTCCTTTCCGAGCGAAGAGACAAATTGAGGGAGCGGAGGAAAGCGCTGATTAGGGAGTTGGTGAAGCTGAACCCCAGCGTGACGGAAATGCCCCTGGAGGAGGCCAAGTTTTTGCTCAGGTGA